Within Longimicrobium sp., the genomic segment CGGGAACACCGAGATCGTGCTGCAGCAGAAGGGGCAGCACGACCGCGCGCGGGAGAAGGGCGTGAGCGCCGTCCCCGACAGCGGGCTGGCGCCGGGGATGGTGAACATCCTGGCGCAGCACGGGATCGGGCAGATGGACACCGTGCGCTCCGTGTCCATCAAGGTGGGCGGCCTGCCGCAGCACCCCGAGCCGCCGCTGAATTACCAGATCGTGTACAGCATGGAAGGCGTGGTGGACTACTACACCACCCTGTCGTGGGTGCTGCGCGACGGGCAGCCCACGCAGGTGAAGGCGCTGTCGGAGATCGAGGAGATCGACTTTCCCGGCGCGGGCACGCTCGAGGCGTTCCACACCGCGGGCGGGCTGTCGACCATGGCGCAGCGCTACGCCGGCGACGTGCCCACGATGGAGTACAAGACGCTGCGCTACCCCGGCCACGCCCGGATCATGGAGGCCATCCGCGACCTGGGGCTGCTGGACCTGGACGCGGTGGACGTGAAGGGTCAGCGCGTGGTGCCGCGCGACGTGTTCATCAAGGTGGCCGGCGGCAAGCTGACCAAGGACCCGCGCCAGAGCCCGGACCTGGTGGCGCTGCGCGTGGAGGTGGAGGGCGACAAGGACGGCCAGCCGCTGCTGCTGCGCTGGGACCTGCTGGACCGGTTCGACCCGGAGACCGGGATCACCGCGATGATGCGCACCACCGGCTACTCGCTGGCCATCACCGGCGCGCTCCAGGCCGCCGGCGACGTGGAGCCGGGCGTGTGGACGCCGGACGAGGGCGTCCCCGCCGAGCCGTACATCGAGGCGCTCCGCCAGCGCGGCGTCGACATCCGCGCCAGCCGCTTCCCCGGCGGCTTGGCGGCCGGGGCGAACAGCTGAACAGCAGTACGGAAGTACGAGAGTACGGAAGTACGAAACTGCATCGCCCCCGGCGCGGACACGCATCGGGGGTGATGTTTTATTCGATGTCGCGAAGATCGAAGCGCATGCTCACGGCAATGCGCTCAGGGTCGCGCCCATGCTGCAGCGCGTCGGCGATGCGCCGCTTCTGGGCCAGCTTGTTGGGGACGAACCCCTGGCGCTCGTACCACAGCACGAGATCCGGCTGCGCGTCGAGTGTCACGTAACGGCAGGCGACCTTCTCCCCAACGATCTGGCCCAATCCGAGAGCCCACCGTACGGCGTACCGTCCGAGACCGCTCCCCTGGAATGCGCGATCGACCCCGAGTTGGAGGAGTTTGAGCGCACTCACGTCACGAAAACGGATCACCGGATCACGCTCCCGGGGATCGAGCGCAACAACACTCATGCTGACGGTGACAAATCCCGCGAGAATGCCGCTCCGCCAGATGAGGTAGGTCGTCGAGAGGCTCGCCTGCTGGTCCGACCACGAATATCCGTGGAAAAATGCGTTCTGGTCGGACCGCCCGCAGTCGAAACGCGCCGGCGGCGGACCTTCCATCTTCTCGATGATGGAATTCTGCAGCATGTTCGGCTGAAGGTCGATGCAAAGGAAATGGCAGGCCTGAAAGACCTGCCACGTTACTCGCGAGCGGCGAACCGACCGATCAGCCTTTGTCGGCCGGTTTCTTCCGCTGCATGGCTTTCTCCATCATCGGCCGCATCTCGCGAACGGCGTCGAGAGTCGCCCGCCGCTCGGGTGTATCGGCCGCCGGGCGTTTCATCTCTTCGATGAGCTCTCGCGTGCCTTCGCGGGAAAGCCGGGTGATCCTCGTCGGCATCGCACCCCTCCTGTCTTCGGTTGCCTTGAAGCTAAAACACCAGTCCGTTCCCGTCAACTCTGTCCACAGGCGGCATCTTCGGAGCGGGTGGTGATTCGCCGCTTCCTGCACTCGCAACAGTTTACGCGCGCCACACCAACGTCTCACACGATCGCGCAAGGCGCATTCGGCGCGCATGAGGGGTTCCGCAACCCATCGTCACGGCGACACCCGCAGCACCGCCACGGGGCCCTCCACCCCCACGCGGTCCACGGCGGAGACGGCGGCCTGGTCGGTGCCGGGGGGGAGCGTCCACGTGGTCTGCGCGGCGGGGAGGACGTCCGTGGTCCAGCGGTCCTGGGCGCGGGCGCGAACGGCCCACCACATCGGCGCGGCGCCGCCGCCCGCGCGGATGGACACCGCCTGCACGCCGGACGCGTCGCGCGCGAGCGCCAGCGCGGGGCGCGCCGGGCGGCCGCGCGCCAGCCACGGCGACGCGGGCGGGAGCGCGCGGTCGCGGTAGGCTTCGCGCACCAGGCGCTCGCTCAGGCTGTCGCGGTTCAGCGCGAACGCCTTCATGCTGAAGTGTACGTTCCCCGTTCCCCCGCCCAGCCGCCCGCGCGTCACGTAGATCTGCCCGATCACCTCGCTGGCGGGCCAGGGCTGCGGATCTCCCTCGAACGTCCGGCTGGTGAAGTTGCCCGGCCACAGCTGCCGCCCGCGCACGTTCTCGCGCTCCCACCAGTCCAGCAGCACGGGGTAGCTCTGCCCCGTCGCCGCGATGCGCCAGTAGAGCTGCGGCGAGAAGTAGTCCGCCCATCCCTCGCGCAGCCACCTGCGCGCGTCGGCATAGATGACGGCGTACTGGTCGAAGCTGGTGACGATCTGTGGCGGATTTCCCGGGCGCCAGATGCCGAACGGGCTGATCCCCACCTGCACCCACGGCTTGGCGCGGTGCACCTCGCGGTACATCCGCTCCACGAAGCGGTCCACGTTGCTCCGCCGCCAGTCGTCGCGCGACAGGCGGCCGCCGGA encodes:
- a CDS encoding saccharopine dehydrogenase family protein, coding for MRMLVLGAGQQGSACAYDLLRHTGHDVVIADLKVDALPGFLQPYLGGRLTAVQVDATDRGAVREVMEGAAAVMNAFPYHFNLGMLVAAIDCGAHYADLGGNTEIVLQQKGQHDRAREKGVSAVPDSGLAPGMVNILAQHGIGQMDTVRSVSIKVGGLPQHPEPPLNYQIVYSMEGVVDYYTTLSWVLRDGQPTQVKALSEIEEIDFPGAGTLEAFHTAGGLSTMAQRYAGDVPTMEYKTLRYPGHARIMEAIRDLGLLDLDAVDVKGQRVVPRDVFIKVAGGKLTKDPRQSPDLVALRVEVEGDKDGQPLLLRWDLLDRFDPETGITAMMRTTGYSLAITGALQAAGDVEPGVWTPDEGVPAEPYIEALRQRGVDIRASRFPGGLAAGANS
- a CDS encoding GNAT family N-acetyltransferase — its product is MLQNSIIEKMEGPPPARFDCGRSDQNAFFHGYSWSDQQASLSTTYLIWRSGILAGFVTVSMSVVALDPRERDPVIRFRDVSALKLLQLGVDRAFQGSGLGRYAVRWALGLGQIVGEKVACRYVTLDAQPDLVLWYERQGFVPNKLAQKRRIADALQHGRDPERIAVSMRFDLRDIE
- a CDS encoding glycoside hydrolase family 10 protein, coding for MRIPIAVACLAALSACTPPVSSPSPAADGVPGVRREFRAVWVATVANIDYPSRPGLPVDSQRAELTAVLDRAAALHLNAIVFQIRPAGDALYPSQLEPWSEYLTGEQGRAPEGGWDPLAFAVAEAHRRGMQLHAWFNPYRASHPTEKTPPAASHISRTHPEVVKQYGHYLWMDPGEPLVQDHSIAVILDVVRRYDVDGVHIDDYFYPYPEKDSAGATIDFPDEPSWQRYRASGGRLSRDDWRRSNVDRFVERMYREVHRAKPWVQVGISPFGIWRPGNPPQIVTSFDQYAVIYADARRWLREGWADYFSPQLYWRIAATGQSYPVLLDWWERENVRGRQLWPGNFTSRTFEGDPQPWPASEVIGQIYVTRGRLGGGTGNVHFSMKAFALNRDSLSERLVREAYRDRALPPASPWLARGRPARPALALARDASGVQAVSIRAGGGAAPMWWAVRARAQDRWTTDVLPAAQTTWTLPPGTDQAAVSAVDRVGVEGPVAVLRVSP